A single Trichoplusia ni isolate ovarian cell line Hi5 chromosome 13 unlocalized genomic scaffold, tn1 tig00002291_group12, whole genome shotgun sequence DNA region contains:
- the LOC113506402 gene encoding LOW QUALITY PROTEIN: tetratricopeptide repeat protein 5-like (The sequence of the model RefSeq protein was modified relative to this genomic sequence to represent the inferred CDS: deleted 2 bases in 2 codons; substituted 1 base at 1 genomic stop codon), whose product MLRITGDIIFGHLKGGIYYVFFLQAELKEMYSFRDLFFENHPIEMATEKNKYVEEKKQALVEKFEAIDVETQIPFAQRAKFLYMKGRCYNICPTYDSRASQYLSKAVKLNPHLVDAWNELGECHWKNMNVKEAKSSFEGALKHERNRLSLRCLSIILRQESSDKKRSEATSSHFEECXAAKEAVAQDIKDGVSWSVLGNAYLCQFFMVAQDPSTLKLCMSAYKQASLDPVAKGQPDLYYNKGIALKYSEYYDEAIQNFEFASRLDPPWQPPRQERSRLVTFTLAAHTLVRTRGKLKAKRLTHMVQSIDKRMLGIYAEGTIHTFGKREVTLKKTRLDHLQEGNKRGTVVVGRVIGSIHNDNAVPFTFALVDDSMECVLVTVYNWADGRGAIIGDCIAIPEPQLRSHKHESEELTYDFKSIRVNNPLLLQLNGRRVNRNQFACTRVTSTYEIH is encoded by the exons ATGTTACGGATTACTGGAGACATTATCT TTGGTCATCTTAAGGGCGGA atatattatgtattttttttacaggcCGAGCTCAAAGAGATGTACTCTTTTAGAGACTTA TTTTTCGAAAACCATCCCATTGAGATGGCTAcggagaaaaataaatatgtagaagAGAAGAAACAAGCATTGGTTGAGAAGTTTGAGGCCATTGATG TGGAAACTCAGATTCCGTTCGCTCAACGTGCCAAGTTCCTTTACATGAAGGGCCGTTGCTAC AACATATGCCCTACATACGATTCTAGAGCCTCTCAGTACCTGAGCAAGGCTGTAAAGCTCAACCCCCACCTGGTTGACGCTTGGAATGAACTCGGAGAATGTCATTGGAAGAATATGAATGTAAAAGAGGCAAAATCCAGTTTTGAAGGTGCTTTAAAACAT GAACGCAACCGTCTCTCTCTCCGTTGCCTCTCAATAATCCTGCGTCAAGAAAGCAGTGATAAGAAGCGATCCGAAGCTACTTCCAGCCATTTTGAAGAGTGTTGAGCTGCCAAAGAGGCTGTAGCCCAGGATATCAAGGATGGAGTGTCCTGGTCGGTCTTGGGAAATGCATACCTATGCCAATTTTTCATGGTAGCTCAAGATCCATCTACTTTGAAATTGTGCATGAGTGCTTATAAGCAAGCATCCCTAGATCCTGTTGCAAAGGGACAGCCAGACCTGTATTATAACAAGGGCATT GCCCTAAAATACTCGGAATACTACGACGAAGCAATCCAGAACTTTGAGTTCGCAAGCCGGCTGGACCCTCCATGGCAGCCGCCACGTCAAGAGCGCTCGCGCCTGGTGACGTTCACGCTGGCCGCGCACACGCTGGTGCGGACGCGAGGCAAGCTGAAGGCGAAGCGATTGACGCATATGGTGCAG TCAATTGACAAGAGAATGTTGGGTATCTACGCTGAAGGCACCATTCATACATTCGGGAAACGTGAAGTTACTCTCAAAAAGACTCGGTTAGATCACTTGCAAGAAGGAAACAAACGAGGAACCGTCGTCGTGGGCAGAGTCATCGGATCCATACATAACGACAATGCCGTACCTTT TACTTTCGCTCTGGTGGATGACAGCATGGAATGCGTGCTAGTCACTGTGTACAACTGGGCTGACGGTCGCGGCGCCATCATCGGCGACTGCATTGCTATACCGGAGCCCCAACTGCGATCTCACAAGCATGAGTCTGAGGAATTG ACTTACGACTTCAAATCAATCCGCGTGAACAACCCTCTACTCCTGCAACTGAACGGTCGCCGCGTGAACCGCAACCAGTTCGCCTGCACCCGCGTAACCTCCACCTACGAGATACACTGA